The Pseudomonas iranensis genome includes a window with the following:
- a CDS encoding molybdopterin-synthase adenylyltransferase MoeB, whose translation MLNDQELLRYSRQILLQHIDIDGQLKLKASRVLIVGLGGLGAPVALYLAAAGVGELHLADFDTVDLTNLQRQIIHDTDSVGMSKVDSALKRLGAINPEIQLVAHRQALDADALSAAVAAADLVLDCSDNFSTREAVNAACVAARKPLVSGAAIRLEGQLSVFDPRRAESPCYHCLYGHGSEAELTCSEAGVVGPLVGLVGSLQALEALKLLVGFGEPLVGRLLLIDALGSRFRELRVKRDPGCSVCGARHA comes from the coding sequence GTGCTGAATGATCAGGAATTGCTGCGCTACAGCCGGCAGATTCTGCTGCAGCACATCGACATCGACGGGCAGCTGAAGCTCAAGGCCAGCCGCGTGCTGATCGTCGGCCTTGGCGGTCTCGGCGCGCCGGTGGCGTTGTATCTGGCGGCAGCGGGCGTCGGCGAGTTGCATCTGGCGGATTTCGACACGGTCGATCTGACCAACCTGCAACGGCAGATCATTCACGACACCGACAGTGTCGGCATGTCCAAGGTCGACTCGGCGCTCAAGCGCCTGGGCGCGATCAACCCCGAGATTCAACTGGTCGCCCATCGTCAGGCGCTGGACGCCGACGCCCTCTCCGCAGCGGTGGCAGCGGCGGATCTGGTGCTCGATTGCTCGGACAACTTCTCTACCCGTGAGGCAGTCAACGCCGCCTGTGTTGCCGCGCGCAAGCCATTGGTCAGCGGCGCGGCGATTCGTCTGGAAGGGCAGCTGTCGGTGTTCGATCCACGGCGTGCCGAAAGCCCTTGCTACCACTGCCTGTATGGACACGGCAGCGAAGCCGAACTGACCTGCAGCGAGGCCGGCGTGGTCGGGCCGCTGGTCGGTCTGGTCGGCAGCTTGCAGGCGCTGGAAGCGTTGAAACTGCTGGTCGGCTTTGGCGAGCCATTAGTGGGGCGTTTGTTGCTGATCGACGCTCTGGGTTCGCGCTTCCGTGAGCTGCGGGTCAAGCGCGATCCGGGCTGCAGCGTCTGTGGCGCCCGCCATGCGTGA
- the prmC gene encoding peptide chain release factor N(5)-glutamine methyltransferase, translating to MTIIASLLRAAELPDSPTARLDAELLLAAALGKSRSFLHTWPERIVPSEAALTFAEYLQRRRSGEPVAYILGQQGFWKLDLEVAPHTLIPRPDTELLVEAALELLPATPAKVLDLGTGSGAIALALASERPAWKVTAVDRVLEAVALAERNRQRLHLNNATVLSSHWFSALAGQRFQLIISNPPYIAATDPHLVEGDVRFEPASALIAGEDGLDDLRLIVAQAPDHLEAGGWLMLEHGYDQAEAVRDLLLTRGFAEVHSRTDLGGHQRISLGRLPC from the coding sequence ATGACCATCATCGCCAGCCTGTTGCGCGCTGCCGAGTTGCCGGACTCGCCGACTGCGCGTCTGGACGCTGAATTGCTCCTGGCCGCCGCATTGGGCAAGTCGCGCAGCTTCCTGCACACCTGGCCCGAGCGCATCGTGCCGAGCGAGGCTGCGCTGACCTTTGCCGAATATCTGCAACGGCGGCGTAGCGGTGAACCGGTGGCCTATATTCTCGGCCAGCAGGGCTTCTGGAAACTCGATCTGGAAGTCGCGCCGCACACGCTGATTCCGCGCCCGGACACCGAATTGCTGGTGGAGGCAGCCCTTGAGCTGCTGCCGGCAACTCCGGCCAAGGTTCTTGATCTGGGCACCGGCAGTGGCGCGATTGCTTTGGCCTTGGCCAGCGAGCGCCCGGCGTGGAAAGTCACCGCTGTGGATCGCGTGCTCGAAGCCGTGGCCCTGGCCGAACGCAACCGCCAGCGTCTGCACCTGAACAACGCCACGGTGCTGAGCAGCCATTGGTTCAGCGCACTTGCAGGCCAGCGCTTTCAGCTGATCATCAGCAACCCGCCGTACATTGCCGCCACCGATCCGCATCTGGTCGAGGGCGATGTACGCTTCGAACCGGCCAGTGCGCTGATCGCCGGTGAAGATGGCCTCGACGATTTGCGCCTGATTGTTGCGCAGGCGCCGGATCATCTTGAAGCCGGCGGCTGGCTGATGCTAGAACACGGCTATGATCAGGCCGAAGCCGTGCGTGATCTGCTGCTCACTCGTGGCTTTGCAGAAGTCCACAGCCGCACCGATCTGGGCGGCCATCAACGCATCAGTCTGGGGCGCCTGCCGTGCTGA
- the prfA gene encoding peptide chain release factor 1 produces MKASLLNKLDILQDRFEELTALLGDGEVIADQAKFRAYSKEYAELEPVVAAYKKLLGVQSDLEGAQALLKDNDPDMREMAVEEVREAKELLVTLESDLQRMLLPKDPNDGRNVFLEIRAGTGGDEAAIFSGDLFRMYSRYAERRGWRVEILSENEGEHGGYKEVIARIEGDNVYGKLKFESGAHRVQRVPATESQGRIHTSACTVAVLPEPDEREAIEINPADLRVDTYRSSGAGGQHVNTTDSAIRITHIPTGTVVECQEERSQHKNRARAMAWLSAKLNDQQNAAAANAIASERKLLVGSGDRSERIRTYNYAQGRVTDHRVNLTLYSLDEILAGGVEAVIEPLLAEYQADQLAAIGE; encoded by the coding sequence ATGAAAGCGTCACTGCTCAACAAGCTGGACATTCTCCAGGACCGTTTCGAGGAACTGACCGCGCTGCTCGGCGACGGTGAAGTCATTGCCGATCAGGCCAAATTCCGCGCCTATTCCAAGGAGTACGCCGAACTCGAGCCGGTAGTGGCCGCCTATAAAAAGCTGCTCGGCGTACAAAGCGATCTTGAAGGCGCGCAGGCGCTGCTCAAGGACAACGACCCGGACATGCGCGAAATGGCCGTGGAAGAAGTTCGCGAAGCCAAGGAGTTGCTGGTCACGCTGGAATCCGATCTGCAGCGCATGCTGCTGCCTAAAGATCCGAATGACGGGCGCAACGTGTTCCTCGAAATCCGCGCCGGCACCGGTGGCGACGAGGCGGCGATCTTCTCCGGCGACCTGTTCCGCATGTACTCGCGTTATGCCGAGCGGCGTGGCTGGCGCGTCGAGATCCTCTCGGAAAACGAAGGCGAGCACGGTGGCTATAAAGAAGTCATCGCGCGCATTGAAGGCGACAACGTTTACGGCAAGTTGAAATTCGAGTCCGGCGCACACCGCGTCCAGCGCGTACCGGCCACCGAATCCCAGGGCCGGATCCACACGTCGGCGTGCACCGTGGCGGTGTTGCCCGAGCCGGACGAGCGCGAAGCCATCGAGATCAACCCGGCGGATCTGCGTGTCGACACTTACCGTTCCTCCGGCGCTGGTGGTCAGCACGTCAACACCACCGATTCGGCGATCCGCATTACCCACATCCCGACCGGCACCGTCGTCGAGTGTCAGGAAGAACGCTCCCAGCACAAGAACCGTGCCCGGGCGATGGCGTGGCTGTCGGCCAAGCTCAACGATCAGCAGAACGCAGCGGCGGCCAACGCGATTGCCAGTGAGCGCAAGTTGCTGGTCGGCTCCGGCGATCGTTCCGAGCGTATCCGCACCTACAACTACGCCCAGGGCCGGGTCACCGACCATCGCGTCAACCTGACCCTGTATTCCCTGGATGAAATTCTCGCCGGTGGCGTTGAAGCCGTGATCGAGCCGTTGCTGGCCGAATATCAGGCTGACCAACTCGCAGCGATAGGTGAATAA
- the hemA gene encoding glutamyl-tRNA reductase — protein MAFLALGINHKTASVDVRERVAFTPEQLVEALQQLCRLTDSREAAILSTCNRSELYIEQDQLSADVVLRWLADYHHLSLDELRASAYVHEDDAAVRHMMRVASGLDSLVLGEPQILGQMKSAYAVAREAGTIGPLLGRLFQATFNAAKQVRTDTAIGENPVSVAFAAVSLAKQIFSDLQRSQALLIGAGETITLVARHLHELGVKRIVVANRTLERASQLAEQFGAHAVLLSDIPAELVRSDIVISSTASQLPILGKGAVESALKLRKHKPIFMVDIAVPRDIEPEVGELDDVYLYSVDDLHEVVAENLKSRQGAAQAAEEMVSVGADDFMVRLRELAAVDVLKAYRQQSERLRDEELQKALRLLANGGNAEDVLGQLARGLTNKLLHAPSVQLKKLSAEGRLDALAMAQELFALEGSPDSFSDKKPQ, from the coding sequence ATGGCCTTCCTTGCACTCGGTATCAACCACAAGACTGCTTCAGTAGACGTCCGCGAGCGCGTGGCCTTTACCCCTGAGCAGCTGGTGGAGGCCTTGCAGCAGCTCTGCCGACTGACCGACAGCCGCGAAGCCGCGATCCTCTCCACCTGCAATCGCAGTGAGCTTTATATAGAACAGGATCAGCTGTCGGCCGATGTCGTGCTGCGCTGGCTGGCCGATTATCACCATCTGAGCCTCGACGAACTGCGCGCCAGTGCCTATGTGCATGAAGACGATGCGGCTGTTCGTCACATGATGCGCGTCGCCTCCGGGCTTGACTCGCTGGTGCTGGGCGAACCACAGATTCTCGGCCAGATGAAATCGGCCTACGCCGTGGCCCGCGAGGCCGGCACCATCGGCCCGCTGCTGGGGCGGCTGTTTCAGGCGACGTTCAATGCCGCCAAGCAGGTGCGTACCGATACTGCGATCGGCGAGAACCCGGTGTCGGTGGCGTTTGCCGCAGTGAGCCTGGCGAAACAGATTTTCAGCGATCTGCAACGCAGTCAGGCGCTGCTGATCGGTGCCGGCGAGACGATTACGCTGGTCGCGCGCCATTTGCATGAGCTGGGAGTCAAGCGCATCGTCGTTGCCAACCGCACGCTGGAGCGCGCCAGTCAGTTGGCCGAGCAGTTCGGCGCCCACGCGGTACTGCTCTCGGACATTCCGGCGGAGCTGGTGCGCAGCGATATCGTCATCAGTTCGACCGCCAGCCAGTTGCCAATCCTCGGCAAGGGTGCGGTGGAAAGTGCGCTGAAGCTGCGCAAGCACAAGCCGATCTTCATGGTCGACATTGCGGTACCGCGCGATATCGAGCCGGAAGTCGGCGAGCTCGACGACGTTTACCTGTACAGCGTCGACGATCTCCACGAAGTGGTCGCCGAGAACCTCAAGAGCCGTCAGGGCGCTGCGCAAGCGGCGGAGGAAATGGTTTCGGTCGGCGCCGACGATTTCATGGTGCGCCTGCGCGAACTGGCGGCGGTCGATGTGCTCAAGGCCTATCGTCAACAGAGCGAACGCCTGCGAGACGAAGAATTGCAGAAGGCCCTGCGTCTGCTGGCCAACGGCGGCAACGCCGAAGACGTGCTCGGGCAACTGGCCCGTGGCCTGACCAACAAACTCTTGCATGCGCCCAGCGTGCAGTTGAAAAAGCTGTCTGCCGAAGGCCGCCTCGATGCGCTGGCCATGGCCCAGGAACTCTTTGCCCTTGAGGGCTCACCGGATAGTTTTTCGGATAAAAAACCGCAATGA
- a CDS encoding tetratricopeptide repeat protein: MNRSSALLLAFVFLSGCQAMAPVAPDGTPPVEDTTPAPEKPKVYGSFSEETVFSLLSAELAGQRNRFDIALDNYVTQAINTQDPGVSERAFRIAEYLGADQPALDTALIWARNAPDDLEAQRAAAVQLARAGRYDDSMVYMEKVLQGKGDTHFDFLALSAADTDQETRNGLMKSFDRLLERHPNNNQLIFGKALLLQQDGDNQGALTLLEDNPPEDGEIAPILLRARLLQLLNRGDEALPLLQKSIRKYPEDKRLRLTYARMLVEQDRMDDAKAEFSTLVQQYPEDDELRYSLALVCLEAKAWDEAKGYLEDLIARESHVDSAHLNLGRIAEERNDPQGALIEYAQVGPGNDYLPAQLRQADILMSNGKTAEAQSKLAAERDEQPDYAIQLYLIESESLSANKQDDKAWKVLQQALQKYPDDLNLLYTRAMLAEKRNDLAQMEKDLRLIIKRDPDNAMALNALGYTLSDRTTRYAEAKTLIEQAHQINPEDPAVLDSLGWVNYRLGNLDDAEKYLRQALERFPDHEVAAHLGEVLWAKGNQREAKQVWGKFLKDQPDSTILRSTIKRLTGSENL, translated from the coding sequence ATGAATAGATCTTCCGCGTTGCTCCTCGCTTTTGTCTTCCTCAGCGGCTGCCAGGCCATGGCGCCCGTTGCGCCGGACGGCACCCCGCCGGTCGAAGACACCACGCCCGCACCTGAAAAGCCCAAGGTTTACGGCTCGTTCAGCGAGGAAACCGTGTTCAGTCTGCTGAGCGCCGAACTCGCTGGCCAGCGCAATCGTTTCGACATTGCCCTGGACAACTATGTGACCCAGGCCATCAACACTCAGGATCCGGGCGTTTCCGAGCGTGCGTTCCGCATCGCCGAATATCTGGGCGCCGATCAACCGGCCCTCGACACCGCGCTGATCTGGGCCCGCAATGCCCCGGACGATCTCGAAGCGCAACGCGCCGCTGCCGTGCAACTGGCTCGCGCCGGGCGCTACGACGACTCCATGGTCTACATGGAGAAAGTCCTGCAGGGCAAGGGCGACACCCATTTCGACTTCCTCGCACTGTCGGCCGCCGACACCGATCAGGAAACCCGCAACGGTCTGATGAAAAGCTTCGACCGTTTGCTTGAGCGCCACCCGAATAACAATCAGCTAATTTTCGGCAAGGCTCTGCTGCTCCAGCAAGACGGCGACAATCAAGGCGCGCTGACCCTGCTTGAAGACAACCCGCCGGAAGACGGCGAAATAGCACCGATCCTGTTGCGCGCGCGCCTGCTTCAATTGCTCAACCGTGGCGACGAAGCGCTACCGCTGTTGCAGAAAAGCATCAGGAAATACCCGGAAGACAAGCGCCTGCGCCTGACTTATGCGCGCATGCTGGTCGAACAGGACCGCATGGACGACGCCAAGGCCGAATTCTCCACCCTAGTTCAGCAATACCCGGAAGACGACGAATTGCGATATTCGCTGGCACTGGTGTGCCTGGAAGCCAAGGCGTGGGATGAGGCCAAAGGTTATCTGGAAGACCTGATCGCTCGCGAAAGCCACGTCGATTCGGCGCATCTGAACCTCGGCCGGATTGCCGAAGAGCGCAATGACCCACAAGGCGCGCTCATCGAATACGCCCAGGTCGGCCCGGGCAATGACTATCTGCCGGCACAGCTGCGTCAGGCCGATATCCTGATGAGCAACGGTAAAACCGCCGAAGCGCAGAGCAAGCTGGCGGCCGAGCGTGACGAGCAACCGGATTACGCGATTCAGCTGTATCTGATCGAGTCGGAAAGCCTGTCGGCCAACAAACAGGACGACAAGGCCTGGAAAGTTCTGCAACAAGCGCTGCAGAAATACCCGGACGATCTCAACTTGCTTTACACCCGCGCCATGCTCGCGGAGAAACGCAATGATCTGGCGCAAATGGAGAAAGACCTGCGCCTGATCATCAAGCGCGATCCGGACAATGCCATGGCGCTGAATGCGCTGGGCTACACCTTGTCCGATCGCACCACCCGCTACGCTGAAGCGAAAACGCTGATCGAGCAGGCGCACCAGATCAATCCGGAAGACCCGGCGGTTCTCGACAGCCTCGGCTGGGTAAACTATCGCCTGGGCAATCTGGACGACGCGGAGAAATACCTGCGCCAGGCGCTCGAGCGTTTCCCTGACCACGAAGTCGCCGCGCACCTTGGCGAAGTCCTCTGGGCCAAGGGCAATCAACGCGAAGCCAAACAAGTGTGGGGCAAGTTCCTCAAGGATCAGCCCGACAGCACCATTCTGCGCAGCACCATCAAGCGCCTGACCGGATCCGAGAATCTTTAA
- the lolB gene encoding lipoprotein insertase outer membrane protein LolB has product MLLRHVIVFSFIALLAGCSGFGTRESVEGHGSPAQWAANKQQLTGLDGWQIDGKIGIRAPKDSGSGTLFWLQRQDYYDIRLSGPLGRGAARLTGRPGKVSLEVANQGRYESQSPEALLEEQLGWKLPVSNLAWWVRGLPAPESKSRLNLDADSRLASLEQDGWKVEYTAYTEQNGYWLPERIKLHGTDLDVTLVIKTWQPRKLGQ; this is encoded by the coding sequence ATGCTTTTGCGCCACGTTATTGTTTTCAGCTTCATCGCCCTGCTCGCCGGTTGCTCGGGTTTCGGCACTCGCGAATCGGTCGAGGGCCACGGCAGCCCGGCCCAATGGGCGGCAAACAAACAGCAATTGACCGGCCTTGATGGCTGGCAGATCGACGGCAAGATCGGCATCCGCGCGCCGAAGGATTCCGGCAGCGGCACGCTGTTCTGGCTGCAGCGTCAGGACTACTACGACATTCGCCTGTCCGGCCCGCTGGGTCGTGGCGCGGCGCGCCTGACCGGGCGTCCGGGCAAGGTGTCGCTGGAAGTCGCCAACCAGGGCCGCTACGAATCGCAGTCACCCGAAGCTCTGCTCGAAGAACAGCTGGGCTGGAAATTGCCGGTGTCGAATCTGGCCTGGTGGGTTCGTGGCCTGCCCGCGCCGGAAAGCAAAAGTCGCTTGAATCTGGACGCCGACAGTCGTCTGGCCAGCCTTGAGCAGGACGGCTGGAAAGTCGAATACACCGCCTACACCGAACAGAATGGTTATTGGCTGCCCGAGCGCATCAAGCTGCACGGCACCGACCTCGACGTGACGCTGGTGATCAAAACCTGGCAACCGCGCAAGTTGGGGCAATGA
- the ispE gene encoding 4-(cytidine 5'-diphospho)-2-C-methyl-D-erythritol kinase, translated as MTAARLTLPSPAKLNLMLHILGRREDGYHELQTLFQFLDYGDEITFAVRDDGVIQLHTEFAGVPHDSNLIVRAAKMLQQQSGCALGIDIWIDKVLPMGGGIGGGSSNAATTLLGLNHLWQLGWDEDRLAALGLSLGADVPVFVRGHAAFAEGVGEKLTPVDPEEPWYLVLVPQVAVSTAEIFSDPLLTRNTPPIKVRPVPEGNSRNDCLPVVARRYPEVRNALDLLGKFTEAKLTGTGSCVFGGFPSKAEADKVSALLTETLTGFVAKGSNVSMLHRKLQSLL; from the coding sequence ATGACCGCTGCACGCCTGACCCTGCCCTCGCCGGCCAAACTCAACTTGATGCTGCACATTCTCGGTCGCCGTGAAGACGGTTATCACGAATTGCAGACGCTGTTTCAATTCCTCGATTACGGCGATGAAATCACTTTCGCCGTACGCGATGACGGCGTGATCCAGCTGCACACCGAGTTCGCCGGCGTGCCCCACGACAGCAACCTGATCGTGCGCGCGGCGAAGATGTTGCAGCAACAGTCCGGTTGCGCGCTCGGCATCGACATCTGGATCGACAAAGTCCTGCCCATGGGCGGCGGCATTGGTGGCGGCAGTTCGAATGCGGCGACAACGTTGCTCGGGCTCAACCATTTGTGGCAACTGGGCTGGGATGAAGATCGCCTCGCCGCACTGGGCTTGTCACTCGGTGCCGACGTACCGGTGTTCGTCCGTGGCCATGCGGCGTTTGCCGAGGGCGTCGGCGAGAAACTGACCCCGGTCGACCCCGAAGAACCGTGGTATCTGGTGCTCGTGCCGCAAGTCGCTGTTAGTACGGCAGAAATTTTTTCCGATCCTTTGTTGACACGTAACACACCGCCCATTAAAGTGCGCCCCGTTCCCGAGGGAAACAGTCGAAATGACTGCTTGCCGGTGGTAGCAAGGCGTTATCCAGAGGTACGTAACGCATTGGATTTGTTAGGTAAATTTACCGAAGCAAAGCTCACCGGAACTGGAAGTTGTGTGTTTGGGGGCTTCCCAAGCAAAGCTGAAGCTGATAAAGTCTCGGCCCTTCTGACAGAGACCCTTACAGGGTTTGTAGCGAAAGGAAGCAACGTTTCGATGTTGCATCGCAAGCTGCAAAGTCTGCTCTAA
- a CDS encoding ribose-phosphate pyrophosphokinase yields the protein MSKMMVFTGNANPDLARRVVRQLHIPLGDISVGKFSDGEITAEINENVRGKDVFIIQPTCAPTNDNLMELVVMADAFRRSSATRITAVIPYFGYARQDRRPRSARVAISAKVVADMLTVVGIDRVLTVDLHADQIQGFFDIPVDNIYGSPVLVDDIEDQRFENLMIVSPDIGGVVRARAVAKSLGVDLGIIDKRREKANHSEVMHIIGDVEGRTCILVDDMVDTAGTLCHAAKALNEHGAAKVFAYCTHPVLSGRAIENIENSVLDELVVTNTIPLSAAAQACARIRQLDIAPVVAEAVRRISNEESISAMFR from the coding sequence GTGTCCAAGATGATGGTCTTTACGGGGAATGCCAACCCCGATCTGGCTCGGCGTGTCGTACGTCAGCTGCATATCCCTCTCGGTGACATCTCTGTCGGCAAGTTTTCCGACGGCGAAATCACAGCCGAGATCAATGAAAACGTTCGCGGTAAAGACGTCTTCATTATTCAGCCGACCTGCGCTCCGACCAACGATAACCTGATGGAACTGGTAGTGATGGCTGACGCCTTCCGCCGCTCCTCGGCTACTCGTATCACTGCTGTTATTCCTTATTTTGGTTATGCCCGTCAGGATCGCCGTCCGCGTTCCGCACGTGTGGCTATCAGCGCGAAAGTCGTTGCTGACATGCTTACCGTAGTCGGCATCGACCGTGTTCTCACGGTTGATCTGCATGCTGACCAGATTCAGGGCTTCTTCGATATTCCGGTAGATAACATCTACGGCTCCCCGGTTCTGGTGGATGACATCGAAGATCAGCGCTTCGAAAACCTGATGATAGTGTCCCCGGACATTGGTGGCGTCGTGCGTGCACGGGCTGTTGCCAAGTCGCTGGGCGTCGATCTCGGGATCATCGACAAACGCCGTGAGAAAGCCAATCACTCTGAAGTGATGCATATCATCGGTGATGTCGAAGGGCGTACCTGTATTCTCGTCGATGACATGGTCGATACCGCCGGCACTCTGTGCCACGCGGCCAAGGCCCTGAATGAGCATGGCGCAGCCAAGGTCTTTGCCTATTGCACACACCCTGTGCTGTCGGGCCGGGCCATCGAGAATATCGAAAATTCCGTGCTGGACGAGCTGGTGGTGACCAACACCATCCCGCTGTCCGCTGCAGCACAAGCCTGTGCACGTATCCGTCAACTGGATATCGCACCGGTTGTTGCCGAAGCGGTTCGCCGCATCAGCAATGAAGAATCGATCAGCGCGATGTTCCGTTAA
- a CDS encoding 50S ribosomal protein L25/general stress protein Ctc: protein MNDFTLNAEVRSDLGKGASRRLRRLASLVPAVVYGGDKAPESISMLAKEVAKLLENEAAYSHIIELNVGGTKQNVIIKALQRHPAKGHVMHADFVRVVAGQKLTAIVPVHFVGEEAPVKKGGEVSHVVAEIEVTCLPKDLPEFIEVDLSKAEIGTIIHLSDLKAPKGVEFVALAHGDDKAVANVHAPRVAAEPTEEGAAE from the coding sequence ATGAACGATTTTACTCTGAATGCTGAAGTGCGTTCCGACCTGGGGAAAGGTGCGAGCCGCCGCCTGCGTCGTCTCGCAAGCCTGGTTCCAGCTGTAGTTTACGGTGGCGACAAAGCCCCTGAATCCATCAGCATGCTGGCCAAAGAAGTTGCCAAACTGCTCGAAAACGAAGCGGCTTACAGCCACATCATCGAGCTGAACGTTGGTGGCACCAAGCAGAACGTAATCATCAAGGCTCTGCAGCGTCACCCGGCCAAAGGCCACGTGATGCACGCTGACTTCGTACGCGTTGTAGCTGGCCAGAAACTGACCGCTATCGTGCCTGTACACTTTGTTGGCGAAGAAGCTCCAGTGAAGAAAGGCGGCGAAGTTTCGCACGTTGTTGCTGAAATCGAAGTGACCTGCCTGCCAAAAGATCTGCCTGAGTTCATCGAAGTCGACCTGTCGAAAGCAGAAATCGGCACCATCATCCACCTGTCGGACCTCAAAGCTCCTAAAGGTGTTGAGTTCGTTGCTCTGGCACACGGCGATGACAAGGCTGTTGCCAACGTCCACGCTCCACGTGTTGCTGCAGAACCTACCGAAGAAGGCGCAGCAGAGTAA
- the pth gene encoding aminoacyl-tRNA hydrolase encodes MTAIKLIVGLGNPGAEYEQTRHNAGALFVERIAHAQNVNLVADRKYFGLTGRYSHQGQDVRLLIPTTYMNRSGQAVAALAGFFRIKPEEILVAHDELDLPPGVAKLKQGGGHGGHNGLRDIIAQLGNQNTFYRLRLGIGHPGVASMVSNFVLGRAPRAEQEKLDASIDFALGVLPDILAGEWNRAMKNLHSQKA; translated from the coding sequence GTGACTGCCATCAAACTGATCGTTGGCCTGGGAAATCCAGGCGCTGAATACGAACAGACCCGGCATAACGCAGGGGCCCTTTTTGTTGAGCGCATCGCCCACGCACAGAATGTGAATCTTGTGGCCGATCGCAAATATTTCGGCCTGACCGGGCGCTACTCGCATCAGGGTCAGGATGTTCGTCTGCTGATTCCCACCACCTACATGAACCGCAGCGGCCAGGCCGTGGCGGCACTCGCCGGTTTCTTCCGCATCAAGCCTGAAGAAATCCTCGTGGCGCATGACGAACTCGACTTGCCTCCGGGCGTTGCCAAGCTCAAGCAGGGCGGCGGCCATGGCGGTCACAACGGGTTGCGCGACATCATTGCGCAACTGGGCAATCAGAATACGTTCTACCGCCTGCGGCTTGGCATCGGCCACCCGGGCGTTGCCAGTATGGTTTCAAATTTCGTCCTGGGTCGTGCGCCACGCGCCGAACAGGAAAAACTCGATGCCAGCATCGACTTTGCCCTCGGCGTGCTGCCGGATATCCTCGCCGGGGAATGGAACCGCGCGATGAAAAACCTGCACAGCCAGAAGGCCTGA
- the ychF gene encoding redox-regulated ATPase YchF, producing MGFNCGIVGLPNVGKSTLFNALTKSGIAAENFPFCTIEPNSGIVPMPDPRLEALAAIVNPKRILPTTMEFVDIAGLVAGASKGEGLGNKFLANIRETDAIAHVVRCFEDDNVIHVSNSVDPKRDIEIIDLELIFADLDSCEKQLQKVARNAKGGDKDAVVQKALLEQLIAHFTEAKPARSLMKNMSADEKAVIKGFHLLTTKPVMYIANVAEDGFENNPHLDVVKAIAEEEGAMVVPVCNKIEAEIAELDDGEEKDMFLEALGLEEPGLNRVIRAGYEMLHLQTYFTAGVEEVRAWTVKVGATAPQAAGVIHTDFEKGFIRAEVIAYNDFIQYKGEAGAKEAGKWRLEGKDYIVKDGDVMHFRFNV from the coding sequence ATGGGATTCAATTGCGGCATCGTCGGCCTGCCTAACGTCGGCAAGTCCACCCTGTTCAACGCCCTGACCAAATCCGGTATCGCGGCCGAGAACTTCCCCTTCTGCACCATCGAGCCGAACAGCGGCATCGTGCCGATGCCGGATCCGCGCCTGGAAGCTCTGGCGGCCATCGTCAATCCGAAGCGCATCCTGCCGACCACCATGGAATTCGTCGACATCGCCGGCCTCGTCGCCGGCGCCTCGAAAGGTGAAGGTCTGGGCAACAAGTTCCTGGCCAACATCCGTGAAACCGACGCTATCGCTCACGTGGTGCGCTGCTTCGAAGACGACAACGTGATCCACGTGTCCAACAGCGTCGACCCGAAACGCGACATCGAAATCATCGACCTGGAACTGATCTTTGCCGACCTCGACAGCTGCGAGAAGCAACTGCAGAAAGTCGCGCGCAACGCCAAGGGCGGTGACAAGGACGCCGTGGTTCAGAAGGCTCTGCTCGAGCAACTGATCGCGCACTTCACCGAAGCCAAGCCGGCACGCAGCCTGATGAAAAACATGAGCGCGGATGAGAAAGCCGTGATCAAGGGCTTCCACCTGCTGACCACCAAGCCGGTCATGTACATCGCCAACGTGGCTGAAGACGGCTTCGAGAACAACCCGCACTTGGACGTGGTCAAGGCCATCGCCGAAGAAGAAGGCGCCATGGTCGTTCCGGTGTGCAACAAGATCGAAGCGGAAATCGCCGAGCTCGACGACGGCGAAGAGAAGGACATGTTCCTCGAGGCCTTGGGCCTGGAAGAGCCTGGCCTGAACCGCGTGATCCGCGCCGGCTACGAAATGCTCCACCTGCAGACCTACTTCACCGCCGGTGTCGAAGAAGTCCGCGCCTGGACCGTCAAGGTCGGTGCCACCGCCCCACAGGCCGCTGGCGTGATCCACACCGACTTCGAAAAAGGCTTCATCCGTGCCGAAGTCATCGCCTACAACGACTTCATCCAGTACAAAGGCGAAGCCGGCGCCAAAGAAGCCGGCAAATGGCGTCTGGAAGGCAAGGATTACATCGTCAAGGACGGCGACGTGATGCACTTCCGTTTCAACGTCTAA